One segment of Candidatus Binatia bacterium DNA contains the following:
- a CDS encoding AAA family ATPase, producing MRIRYLDLRAFGPFTNHRLTFAAEPGDLHLIYGPNEAGKSSALRAISAGLFGIESQTSDDFVHAYPDLRLGMSLESPGEKLLEFVRRKGKKQKLWAGDDSHPLDNDSLAGFLGGLDRAEFTRVFGLDHIRLREGTERLLDAAEGTEAAVVGAALGVRDLSDVRVQLDKEASELFSAQARKPRINKAFHDWREKKKELGKASLSTEAWKQARRKVDHALIARDEILLLERELKERLAEFEFVRRNRSRVKDWRHLETELHALEDVASLGSDFAKRYGLADEARREALRRRDQFADDAKDLVVRLAALPEMFPLCEQATRLDELREEASKVRAGVQDGERLGARAELCEAAADKVASTLGFKIPLTKRKVGELKLLMGAPADFCRQLLAEHAGLQATFAEGAERIFNGQADLAAAEQAILNAGEAVDASGLLAARRATLKLGDPEAELAGLREREEQLARAIERDLARLPGFSESAEALVKRTLPGDEVLKDFRQRFQSLETESREARAEVRNLGLRRAAVESQLESVAAGETLPTMAALTDARSNRDQLWTLVKEAWLAGVDNAAAGHRLDAERSLPDALTFAIVHGDQVSDRLRIESERVAETSQLRRQISELDRIRQSLSEDEVSRKNRADGLQEQWSDIWKSSGLLVGDWAAMQDAIPARDAILAKLEERESCSFRIDQLQGRLEAARAEICTAIASCGGHPPEKSRSLAECLAIADALGEELEARSQVIREAQIKHADLLTSATKDQQAQDRRRDQLANWDAKFSSATKDFPLRPEDPPEAVERVLRQIEALLKDFESASGFRERIEKIHALREGLDTDLADFCRTYATDLPKLDRAGTLTHLFQLLEEQKVQRQDHRRLSSNLLAKQDAAQTAERTLKAAESDLAGLTAEAAVETLEDLPERIRMADVKRQLLEKRDTLVQHFAGEEVEVEELVLRVEGESAVDLEAEMLPLQAELDSISAKRAVLVEEATLANAVFQALEDGTGADDLAIEMADVAAGLRDPVTRYARLLFSSRLLSAAVERYRERNEAPLLAYASAYFARLTRGRYDRIETDMEGSDEGGFRVRSTANSRSKPLDSLSEGTVDQLHLALVLGSLEHRFSAGAEPMPLLLDDILVHFDDERSMAALETLVEFAKTTQVLLFTHHERVRDQAMQAGGSIHDLQGSMAEF from the coding sequence ATGAGGATTCGCTATCTCGACTTGCGGGCGTTCGGACCTTTTACGAATCACCGGCTGACGTTTGCGGCTGAACCTGGCGATTTACATTTGATCTACGGACCGAACGAGGCGGGCAAGAGTTCCGCGCTGCGCGCGATCAGCGCCGGCTTATTTGGAATCGAAAGTCAGACCTCCGATGATTTCGTTCACGCCTACCCGGATCTGCGGCTGGGGATGTCTCTGGAAAGTCCGGGCGAGAAGCTTCTGGAGTTCGTCCGACGCAAGGGGAAGAAGCAGAAGTTGTGGGCCGGAGATGACAGTCATCCCCTCGATAATGACAGTCTGGCCGGATTTTTGGGCGGTCTGGACCGCGCGGAGTTTACGCGGGTCTTCGGGTTGGATCATATTCGTTTGCGGGAGGGTACGGAACGCCTGCTCGATGCGGCCGAGGGTACTGAGGCTGCGGTTGTCGGGGCTGCGCTGGGCGTACGAGATCTAAGCGACGTGCGGGTGCAACTGGACAAGGAAGCTTCCGAGTTGTTTTCGGCGCAGGCTCGAAAGCCCCGAATCAACAAGGCCTTCCATGACTGGCGCGAGAAAAAAAAGGAATTGGGGAAGGCCTCGCTTTCAACGGAGGCCTGGAAGCAGGCGCGCCGTAAGGTCGATCATGCGCTCATTGCGCGGGATGAGATCCTGCTATTGGAACGCGAGCTGAAGGAGCGTTTGGCGGAATTCGAATTTGTTCGGCGCAACAGGTCTCGAGTCAAGGATTGGCGTCATCTTGAAACCGAGCTTCATGCGCTGGAGGATGTTGCATCGCTCGGTTCGGATTTCGCAAAGAGATACGGGTTGGCCGACGAAGCGCGCCGAGAAGCTCTTCGCCGTCGCGATCAATTTGCGGATGACGCAAAGGACTTGGTCGTTCGCCTTGCAGCGCTTCCCGAGATGTTCCCCCTTTGCGAGCAAGCGACGCGGTTGGATGAATTACGCGAAGAAGCCAGCAAGGTGCGGGCCGGCGTGCAGGACGGTGAACGCCTCGGTGCTCGTGCGGAACTCTGTGAGGCTGCGGCCGACAAGGTAGCGAGCACTCTGGGGTTTAAGATACCGCTGACGAAGCGAAAAGTCGGAGAGTTGAAGTTGCTCATGGGCGCGCCCGCAGATTTCTGTCGTCAACTTCTCGCCGAGCATGCGGGTCTTCAGGCCACCTTCGCCGAAGGTGCCGAACGAATATTTAACGGACAGGCGGATCTGGCCGCGGCGGAGCAGGCAATCCTGAATGCGGGCGAGGCTGTGGACGCAAGCGGTCTTCTGGCGGCTCGGCGAGCCACTCTCAAGTTGGGAGATCCCGAAGCCGAGCTGGCGGGATTGCGAGAGCGGGAGGAGCAACTCGCGCGGGCTATCGAACGTGACCTCGCTCGATTGCCGGGGTTCTCGGAATCGGCGGAGGCTTTGGTGAAGCGGACGCTGCCGGGTGATGAGGTTCTCAAAGATTTCCGCCAACGCTTTCAGTCTCTCGAGACCGAGTCGCGCGAAGCGCGGGCTGAAGTTCGCAATCTGGGATTGAGGCGAGCTGCCGTCGAGTCGCAACTCGAATCGGTGGCCGCAGGAGAGACCCTTCCGACCATGGCGGCATTGACGGATGCACGCTCGAATCGAGACCAGTTATGGACGCTCGTAAAGGAAGCCTGGCTCGCGGGAGTCGATAATGCCGCGGCCGGGCATCGTCTTGATGCGGAGCGATCTCTGCCCGATGCCCTGACTTTCGCGATTGTTCACGGCGATCAGGTTTCTGACCGCTTGCGGATTGAGTCCGAGCGGGTGGCCGAAACTTCACAACTCCGCCGCCAGATCTCTGAATTGGATCGAATCCGGCAATCGTTGTCCGAGGACGAAGTTTCGCGGAAGAATCGTGCGGACGGCCTTCAGGAGCAGTGGTCGGATATCTGGAAAAGCTCGGGGTTGCTTGTAGGGGACTGGGCAGCGATGCAGGACGCAATCCCTGCGAGGGACGCGATCCTTGCCAAGTTGGAGGAACGCGAGAGCTGCTCGTTCCGGATCGATCAGTTGCAGGGGCGGCTGGAGGCCGCGCGAGCCGAGATTTGTACGGCGATCGCATCGTGCGGAGGGCATCCACCGGAGAAGTCGAGGAGTCTGGCTGAGTGTCTGGCGATCGCGGACGCGCTCGGCGAGGAATTGGAGGCTCGGTCACAGGTCATCCGCGAGGCTCAAATCAAGCACGCAGATCTACTGACATCCGCTACCAAGGACCAGCAGGCGCAGGATCGGCGACGCGACCAGCTGGCGAATTGGGATGCCAAGTTTTCATCGGCGACGAAAGACTTCCCTCTAAGGCCGGAAGATCCTCCGGAAGCTGTGGAAAGGGTTTTGCGGCAGATCGAGGCACTTTTGAAGGATTTCGAAAGTGCGAGCGGGTTCCGCGAGCGTATCGAAAAAATCCATGCTCTCAGAGAGGGATTGGATACCGACCTCGCCGATTTTTGTCGCACCTACGCCACCGATCTTCCGAAGCTGGACAGGGCAGGCACCTTGACGCACCTTTTCCAGCTCCTGGAGGAGCAGAAAGTGCAACGGCAGGACCACCGTCGCCTGTCCTCGAATCTCCTGGCGAAGCAGGATGCAGCTCAAACGGCAGAGCGCACTCTCAAGGCCGCTGAATCCGATCTGGCTGGTTTGACTGCCGAAGCTGCGGTCGAGACCCTGGAAGATTTACCGGAGCGCATTCGTATGGCGGATGTGAAGCGACAGCTTTTGGAGAAACGCGATACCCTCGTGCAGCACTTCGCGGGGGAAGAAGTGGAGGTCGAAGAACTGGTGCTGCGGGTCGAAGGGGAGTCCGCGGTTGATCTGGAGGCAGAGATGCTCCCCTTGCAAGCCGAACTGGATTCTATTTCGGCGAAGCGAGCAGTTCTGGTTGAAGAGGCGACGCTGGCGAACGCCGTGTTTCAGGCGTTGGAAGATGGAACCGGGGCCGATGATCTGGCGATCGAGATGGCCGATGTCGCAGCGGGCCTCCGGGATCCAGTTACGCGCTACGCCAGACTTCTTTTCTCCTCCCGGTTACTCTCGGCAGCTGTCGAGAGATACCGGGAGCGCAATGAGGCACCCTTGCTCGCTTACGCGTCAGCCTATTTCGCCCGCCTGACCCGAGGCCGCTACGATCGTATTGAAACCGATATGGAGGGCAGCGACGAAGGCGGGTTTCGGGTTCGCTCGACCGCCAACTCACGGAGCAAGCCGTTGGATTCATTGTCGGAAGGTACCGTGGACCAGCTCCATCTGGCACTGGTCCTCGGATCTTTGGAGCATCGGTTTTCTGCGGGCGCCGAACCCATGCCGCTTCTGCTTGATGATATCCTCGTTCATTTCGATGATGAGCGATCGATGGCTGCGCTGGAGACCTTGGTCGAATTTGCGAAGACGACGCAGGTCCTGCTCTTCACCCACCACGAGCGAGTCAGGGATCAGGCGATGCAAGCTGGTGGTTCCATTCATGACCTTCAAGGATCCATGGCCGAATTTTGA
- a CDS encoding RluA family pseudouridine synthase → MSRTSSVEQPSPLLEYLFAAWPEVKKTQVRHWLKFQSVLVNGRVVTQFDHALRKGDEVAIRTDRYAVPKTVLSFGMKVHFEDADIIVIDKPSGLLSIASDSEKEKTAYYQLTDYVRGGSNRSKERVWIVHRLDRDTSGLMVYAKNFESKETLQGNWDRFEKYYEAVVEGRMPETEGTFASHLDESHRHRVFSTRETELTRYAVTHFRVLGMGRTRSLVGLRLETGRRHQIRVHLSEAGFPIVGDLKYEAATNPLRRLVLHSSELKLQHPRTGRWLRFRSPLPRDLSRLVR, encoded by the coding sequence ATGAGTCGCACGTCTTCGGTTGAGCAGCCCTCTCCCTTGCTCGAGTATCTTTTCGCCGCCTGGCCCGAGGTGAAGAAGACTCAGGTGCGCCACTGGCTCAAGTTTCAATCCGTCCTTGTGAATGGCCGAGTTGTGACACAATTCGACCACGCGCTTCGCAAGGGCGATGAGGTAGCGATTCGCACGGATCGCTACGCGGTCCCGAAGACAGTTCTGAGCTTCGGGATGAAGGTGCATTTCGAGGATGCCGATATCATCGTGATCGACAAGCCTTCAGGTTTGTTGAGTATTGCCAGCGACTCGGAAAAGGAAAAGACCGCCTACTATCAACTCACCGATTATGTCCGCGGTGGAAGTAACCGCTCCAAGGAACGTGTATGGATCGTTCATCGCCTCGATCGGGACACTTCCGGGCTGATGGTCTATGCCAAAAATTTCGAGAGCAAGGAGACGCTGCAGGGAAACTGGGATCGATTCGAGAAGTACTACGAGGCCGTGGTCGAGGGCCGGATGCCCGAGACGGAGGGTACTTTCGCCTCTCATCTCGACGAGTCACATCGGCATCGAGTATTCAGCACACGCGAGACTGAACTTACGCGCTACGCGGTCACCCATTTTCGAGTTTTGGGAATGGGCCGGACACGCTCTCTGGTTGGATTGCGTTTGGAAACAGGTCGTCGTCATCAAATTCGGGTGCACCTTTCCGAAGCTGGTTTTCCGATTGTGGGTGACCTGAAGTACGAGGCCGCCACCAATCCCCTGCGCCGGTTGGTGCTGCATTCCTCCGAGCTGAAATTGCAACATCCGCGCACCGGCCGTTGGCTGCGCTTTCGGTCGCCTTTACCCCGCGATTTATCTCGTTTGGTGCGCTGA